The genomic region GAGAAGAAGTTGCCCTATCTGCGCGATCTCGGCATTACCGCAATCGAGCTGATGCCGCTCAATGATGTCCCCGGCCGGCACAATTGGGGCTATGACGGCGTGCTGCTGAATGCGCCGAATGCGCGCTACGGCAGGCCGGAAGACCTCAAGCGGCTGTTACGCGCGGCGCATGCCCTCGACATCATGGTCTATCTCGATGTTGTCTATAACCATTTCGGACCGCAGCTGAACTATCTGCACCTCTATGCGGAAAGTTTCTTTACCGCGCGCCACAGCACCGGCTGGGGCCCTGCCGTCAACCTCGAGGGACACGACGGCGCGTTCGTGCGCGAGTTCCTGATCGAGAACGCGTTGATGTGGCTGCGCGACTACGGGTTCGACGGCTTGCGGCTCGACGCCGTTCACGCCCTGAAGGACGATTCCGACCGCCATTTCCTGATCGAGCTTGCCGAGACGGTTCGCAGTCAGCTGCCGGACCGGCGCGTGCATCTGATGCTGGAGAACGAGGCCAATCAGGCCCGCCTGCTCGACCGTGCTCAGGGGCGAACCCGGCTCTATGACGCGCAATGGGGCGATGATTTTCACAACGCGCTCCACGTCCTGTTGACGGGCGAGGACGAAGGCTATTATCGCGCGTTCGCAGACAGGCCGCTTGAACATCTCGCGCGAGCGCTCACCGAGGGCTTTGCCTACCAGGGCGAAATCTTTCCGCTGCATGACGAACCGCGCGGCGAGCCGAGCGCGCATCTGCCGCCTGATGCCACCATCTTCTTCGCCCAGAACCACGACCAGATCGGCAACCGCGCGCTCGGGGAGCGGCTTTCCGCGCTGGTCGGTCCGGAGAAGCTGGACCAGGCCATGGCACTGGTTCTCTTG from Bradyrhizobium lupini harbors:
- the treZ gene encoding malto-oligosyltrehalose trehalohydrolase → MAGPARHYGPRCLDHGVCFNLWAPTAQSVELLEAGRPPLRMMRDHDGWYQALSPTAHVGTRYQFRINEDLVVPDPASFFQPDDVGAPSEVVDTAAFRDSVLYPGRPWAEAVIYELHVGTFSEEGTYAGVEKKLPYLRDLGITAIELMPLNDVPGRHNWGYDGVLLNAPNARYGRPEDLKRLLRAAHALDIMVYLDVVYNHFGPQLNYLHLYAESFFTARHSTGWGPAVNLEGHDGAFVREFLIENALMWLRDYGFDGLRLDAVHALKDDSDRHFLIELAETVRSQLPDRRVHLMLENEANQARLLDRAQGRTRLYDAQWGDDFHNALHVLLTGEDEGYYRAFADRPLEHLARALTEGFAYQGEIFPLHDEPRGEPSAHLPPDATIFFAQNHDQIGNRALGERLSALVGPEKLDQAMALVLLNPHIPLLFMGEEAAAETPFLFFADWSGEAAELTREGRRKEFAHFKAFSTPGMRARIPDPCDEKNLRGIEARLGRHRPLSRQRQVSRPHSPIAEDTAREDRSADQTGFRFGSLQVAGGEPA